One genomic segment of Huiozyma naganishii CBS 8797 chromosome 8, complete genome includes these proteins:
- the SPL2 gene encoding Spl2p (similar to Saccharomyces cerevisiae SPL2 (YHR136C); ancestral locus Anc_2.103) codes for MTEISSDTHCKSKFFGSDTDSAITDLTTIYSRATLDTTDADSLAGTVPRQVPQCVCAQHKAANATGTDNLGGKLRSVKDGVVKCSKRLRRLNPQMYHDYIRLAQGDEDTAAHKSIYSYYNAYDERRTASKARPAAPTARRGPAVVDAAAVRSYWLDETPLTDLEFEDSTDEE; via the coding sequence ATGACTGAAATATCCAGCGACACACACTGCAAGAGTAAATTTTTCGGCTCCGACACGGACTCGGCAATTACCGACTTGACCACTATATACAGCCGTGCCACGCTCGACACCACCGACGCGGACTCGCTCGCAGGGACAGTCCCCAGACAAGTCCCCCAGTGTGTCTGTGCACAGCACAAAGCGGCCAATGCCACCGGCACAGACAATCTTGGCGGGAAACTCAGGTCTGTCAAGGACGGCGTCGTCAAGTGTTCGAAACGTCTGCGCAGACTCAACCCGCAGATGTACCACGACTATATACGGCTTGCACAGGGGGATGAGGACACGGCGGCACACAAGTCCATCTACAGCTACTACAATGCGTACGACGAGCGGCGGACCGCGAGCAAGGCGCGGCCCGCGGCGCCCACTGCCCGCCGCGGGCCAGCGGTGGTGGACGCCGCCGCCGTCAGGAGCTACTGGCTCGACGAAACACCGCTCACGGACCTCGAGTTCGAGGACTCCACGGACGAGGAGTGA